Proteins encoded in a region of the Xylocopa sonorina isolate GNS202 chromosome 1, iyXylSono1_principal, whole genome shotgun sequence genome:
- the LOC143431976 gene encoding uncharacterized protein LOC143431976 isoform X1, which produces MQQPQSRPLLGDSVSSTTSPTARRNNSVAVLTHQQLQQLQQLQAQNSSGQSLTFALQQTSNNPQDQGNGSTTGNHIVYVNQLNHLNQGTINPSGTGMGLPPATPTFGVGLNMGLPLSLLNTSLTSLTSNVITTSNPLLNLGLPSINTGLTTINPSLNHLNTINSNLTSNIGTNSINNGLSGLGQDINSINTGINRLNTLNSTNINPGLSSVNTGITNVNQNLTSLNSNINQNVTSLSTNFTSPSSGVSGLTAINPNINANLTTTSINSGINQGLNRPINALTTGLTQTSLNSSSTQFPFQTIQSIQSIAPHIVGSNIAHVPSSAISQHPNSNVSTIPQISNAGTLTSSSIFTSTSSEPNHSTTANVNHASNVNLTTNISHLGTMHSNLSNVSTSNVPHIPASNEPNMSLSHTSSLSSSQSTGFQPQRQYSQGINSGLSSSVTLTGSSQPSNVVSTINTVKSMQNIQSQNISSPSSPFSIPLKSPASNIAPPTPSPSPNRLLLRSPASNSIQSNRNSPSPVGTSTSSNNFNIQMQSPMQSPMSVSQIQSPVLSPYPPAKSPHLLSGNNSLNNRSPASGGSPGPPVVRPNTPILQQGMQVLQIIHGTPQGYHVSTTGSTPTQLVTRTHLIGNQQIQIAATKPAKQPPQILPKPPNQQTTGSQQKQQRVTTTITNQVTQQTQPQLVLAGPQPNPTTATMIPTAQGLLLNQVLPSTGPVIVQQPPGGVQLILRTPASAQQQTHTAQLTQQQLVRVVTAQGMHLQGITPTFFAVPNGFPSAASPVIRHTPSSPAPSANSGTGNSIVIQNAMVQSPQSQISQVGSGTNAGNTPCTQNVVEQTLLPPPKKKAKKKKKAKRKDDEPPKLDLASIIKISGIGEDDDIFDTDLTTESDVSRQVQVESSLGQNLGQLSSQVTIPTSSAQNLIQVPAPNTTNTQTSASQTFNSQLVAQLQMPVQNAIQSQLRFALGEDGRVVVHRTPDLNQPEIDQATAQALIRSLTQSGGQNSPIISHLLGQTQTTTQSTQSNVLQRQKFVKSPLSSSVSTATTTVSSAGPQSVTCVTSPQHVQICSKSNNQQKSVNVPQESNPVLNVCVQSNLVSLQTLDMQASKNINVQNLTPTTKVNQSSNSSLSQSNSNVLTSPDVLATKPSYTTFNVQNTRSINTSQTTNNQQNSNISTQKSSQARLTNACLTPNVRQNLNKMPQSATHIQKSLPNNLTIQNEHNMTKNNQSLQQENQQDSITLQQETPIYQHNQHQQISAQTVQTQNVQQVFEQNLQTSASNAQHNSLNILQQQSSCNTMQHDAMNVLQQHSTIQQNTINVLQQNATGNVQNIEQNLQSGIGDLTQQNVITSMQQQNTSAILHNTSVQQQNVNVQQQNVNVQQQNVNVQQQKVVAANTFSSVNTHHFDSQNAAVNPVQQGLSTQQNNQHQNIVITNAPSSNAMQQNESQKVETQTTTMLNSAANNILNNAPKITPEILNALSNLNPNDQLLIANANGQMQVISQQLLQQFLAGQLNATNQPQNQSQTQKIVIGEPDANNQSLQGVQINTPTSQIIVNSSGGAPTIQNNIQNIVVQAAPSQMPQHIQIQNSSFPSQFIDNLNQQQIRNLGNNQPKKAKIIKRTKTAVTTQNTGNTQVTKTVTVSRPTMISTNTTNLQKIDNSNKVNTVVSQSTNPIKSESSQIVTNGPVLPSSPANHLVPSNGQMVQRVQTIQLPAQTRQLLKNIQSQIQARKSGTQTDQTVLTKLYQQQAKILASGKVISTTTHSVSSGPETSFNVNAVSTIASNLMPLNSYKNQTSVVQTQTQTSTTMVTSQNLNPSTSSMAQNSSSNNYMNNLSVSQNVQGQQCVQNNQNVHQTHTKQHKIYQNHGNQILSPSSANMQIFSPPITSVATVQSNAQLTSVQTQQTGMQQSTQCQTDPLDIKPNIQISSPIKQELSSPIQVQVQSGSPAGQVASPRTIGKGPQRIQSPVNTNGNSNKQTVSPNSNTSPLVSPRQGVKRPASSPICRLINRSDLLEQQLKMDQNGAINPDVNTPFLSKRDACKRLVRYHCLNEQVLSSKDLAKADEIFEETAKHLLSKFNSMMNKYTYLLWMESMREVRTSELMMIDRTFVAEEQSILNRLREQEAKVNEEFKKEEKPLVPKVEPGLTEEDKLPLPLTNVSVKRELEDDFLSDEMECKPMIKPANCTSGDYDEWVEIQKELGVYSSTTDSFKCKNSNNSGSNSACAVAVTRSSKTERTRANGECRGTAPSASVSGVQNTVIKDNCEQDTAPVFEKRWSSATDLERDLLEDADSLDELALHSQTQRPGSLHATTESGNGNEHDDITAQVQSAIDSILNLKKRPTNTLSGSSGNSASQSSESKDTVLDQAVRSILGS; this is translated from the exons ATGCAGCAGCCTCAGTCACGCCCTCTTCTCGGGGACTCAGTATCCTCTACAACTTCCCCGACTGCTCGGCGTAACAATTCTGTTGCTGTTTTGACACATCAACAA TTACAACAGTTGCAACAACTGCAGGCTCAGAATTCGAGTGGCCAATCACTGACATTCGCTTTGCAACAAACATCAAATAAT CCTCAAGACCAAGGAAATGGGTCAACGACTGGAAATCACATAGTATATGTAAACCAGTTAAACCATTTAAATCAGGGTACCATAAATCCCTCGGGGACTGGTATGGGCCTACCCCCGGCCACCCCCACTTTTGGGGTGGGCCTTAATATGGGATTGCCACTATCACTTCTAAATACCAGCCTTACATCCCTCACATCTAATGTCATTACTACATCAAATCCACTGCTCAATTTGGGCCTGCCAAGTATAAATACAGGACTCACTACAATTAATCCTAGCCTCAATCACTTGAATACTATAAACTCGAATTTAACCTCAAATATTGGTACAAACAGTATTAATAATGGTTTATCTGGTTTGGGACAGGATATAAATAGTATAAATACTGGAATTAATCGGCTCAATACATTAAATTCAACAAATATAAATCCTGGATTGTCCAGTGTAAATACTGGAATCACGAATGTAAATCAGAATTTAACGAGTTTAAATTCAAACATAAACCAAAATGTTACCAGTTTGAGCACAAACTTTACGTCACCAAGTTCTGGCGTGTCTGGTTTAACTGCTATTAACCCAAATATAAATGCAAATTTAACTACTACCAGTATAAATTCTGGTATAAATCAAGGTCTCAATCGACCTATTAATGCTTTAACAACTGGATTGACTCAAACTAGTCTAAATTCCAGCAGTACACAATTTCCATTCCAAACCATACAAAGTATACAAAGCATTGCACCACATATTGTTGGATCAAATATTGCACATGTACCAAGTTCTGCTATATCGCAGCACCCAAATTCAAACGTATCTACTATTCCACAAATATCGAATGCTGGCACTTTAACAAGTTCCAGTATATTCACAAGCACTTCCAGCGAACCAAATCATTCAACTACAGCGAATGTGAATCACGCTTCAAACGTGAATCTTACTACAAATATTTCACATCTTGGTACAATGCACTCGAATTTATCTAATGTATCGACATCTAATGTGCCGCATATACCTGCGTCAAATGAACCGAATATGTCACTGAGTCATACTTCTTCTTTAAGTTCCTCTCAATCAACTGGATTTCAACCTCAGCGACAGTATTCACAGGGAATTAACTCTGGTTTAAGTTCGTCAGTAACATTAACGGGCTCGTCTCAACCGTCGAATGTGGTCAGTACAATAAATACTGTAAAATCCATGCAAAACATTCAAAGTCAAAATATTAGTTCTCCAAGCAGTCCATTTTCAATACCATTGAAAAGTCCAGCATCTAATATTGCACCACCTACACCTAGCCCTAGTCCTAACAGGCTACTACTTAGGAGCCCGGCATCAAATTCAATACAATCTAATAGAAACAGTCCAAGTCCTGTTGGAACATCTACGTCAAGTAATAATTTTAACATACAAATGCAAAGTCCAATGCAGAGTCCAATGAGTGTTAGTCAAATTCAGAGTCCTGTACTTAGTCCATATCCTCCTGCAAAAAGTCCTCATCTGTTAAGTGGAAATAACTCTCTAAACAACAGAAGTCCAGCATCTGGTGGAAGTCCTGGTCCACCTGTG GTTAGACCTAATACACCAATACTTCAACAAGGTATGCAAGTATTACAAATAATTCATGGTACACCACAGGGTTACCATGTGTCAACCACAGGGTCAACACCAACACAGCTGGTAACTAGAACGCATCTGATTGGAAATCAACAAATTCAAATAGCAGCAACTAAACCTGCAAAACAGCCACCACAAATTTTACCAAAACCTCCAAATCAACAAACTACTGGATCACAACAAAAGCAACAACGTGTTACTACAACAATTACGAATCaa GTGACGCAACAAACTCAACCACAGTTGGTTCTTGCTGGACCGCAACCTAATCCAACAACAGCTACAATGATACCAACAGCACAGGGTCTGCTATTAAATCAG GTTTTGCCGTCAACTGGACCTGTTATTGTACAGCAACCACCAGGTGGTGTTCAACTCATACTAAGAACGCCAGCGAGCGCCCAGCAACAAACACATACTGCACAG CTAACACAGCAACAGTTGGTAAGAGTCGTCACAGCACAAGGTATGCACTTGCAGGGGATTACGCCTACATTCTTTGCTGTACCTAATGGTTTTCCTTCGGCTGCATCTCCAGTAATTAGACATACTCCCTCTAGTCCTGCACCCT CTGCTAATTCAGGGACTGGTAATTCTATAGTGATTCAAAATGCAATGGTACAAAGCCCTCAATCACAAATCTCGCAAGTAGGTTCGGGTACCAATGCTGGTAACACTCCATGCACGCAAAACGTCGTCGAACAAACTTTATTACCACCACCTAAGAAAAAggcaaagaaaaaaaagaaagctaAACGAAAAGACGATGAACCACCAAAGTTGGACCTTGCTagtataataaaaatatcagGAATTGGAGAGGACGATGATATTTTTGATACTGATCTTACAACCGAATCGGACGTTTCTCGTCAAGTTCAAGTTGAGTCAAGTTTAGGGCAAAATCTGGGACAACTATCGTCTCAAGTAACGATACCTACCAGTTCTGCTCAGAATCTGATACAAGTACCTGCACCAAATACAACGAATACACAAACTTCCGCGTCCCAGACATTTAATAGTCAACTTGTTGCCCAACTACAAATGCCTGTGCAGAACGCGATACAGAGCCAATTACGATTCGCTCTTGGAGAGGATGGAAGAGTTGTTGTACATCGTACTCCAGATTTAAATCAACCTGAAATCGATCAAGCAACTGCTCAAGCATTGATACGATCGTTAACGCAAAGTGGTGGACAGAATTCGCCCATTATCTCTCACCTTCTTGGACAAACGCAAACAACAACACAATCTACACAAAGTAACGTGCTGCAGAGGCAAAAATTTGTTAAATCCCCTTTATCATCCAGTGTATCAACAGCTACAACTACCGTAAGTTCTGCTGGCCCACAAAGTGTTACTTGTGTTACTAGTCCACAGCATGTGCAAATATGCTCAAAATCGAATAATCAGCAGAAAAGTGTAAATGTTCCTCAAGAATCCAACCCTGTGTTAAACGTTTGCGTCCAAAGTAATCTTGTATCATTACAAACATTGGATATGCAGGCATCGAAAAACATTAATGTACAAAATCTCACACCAACAACAAAAGTTAATCAGTCGTCTAATTCTAGCCTTTCACAATCAAACAGTAATGTTCTAACGAGTCCTGACGTTTTAGCAACAAAACCTTCGTATACTACATTTAATGTGCAAAACACTCGATCGATTAATACAAGTCAAACAACTAATAATCAGCAAAATTCTAATATTTCCACACAAAAATCTAGTCAAGCGCGGCTTACAAATGCTTGTCTAACCCCTAATGTGCgacaaaatttaaataaaatgccCCAGAGTGCTACTCACATTCAAAAATCTTTACCAAATAATTTAACTATACAAAACGAACACAACATGACAAAAAATAATCAGAGTCTTCAGCAAGAAAATCAACAAGATTCAATAACGTTGCAACAAGAAACACCAATATATCAACATAATCAACATCAACAAATATCAGCCCAAACAGTACAGACTCAGAACGTTCAACAAGTCTTTGAGCAAAACCTTCAAACTTCTGCATCAAATGCTCAACATAATTCTTTAAATATATTACAGCAGCAAAGCTCTTGCAATACTATGCAACATGATGCTATGAATGTTTTACAACAGCATTCTACCATTCAACAAAATACAATTAATGTTCTACAACAAAATGCAACTGGCAATGTACAAAACATTGAACAAAACTTACAATCTGGCATTGGTGATTTGACACAACAAAACGTTATCACAAGTATGCAACAGCAAAATACATCTGCTATTTTACATAATACAAGTGTACAACAGCAAAATGTAAATGTACAACAGCAAAATGTAAATGTACAACAGCAAAACGTAAATGTGCAACAACAAAAGGTTGTTGCAGCAAACACGTTTTCTTCTGTAAACACGCATCATTTTGATTCTCAGAATGCTGCAGTTAATCCTGTGCAGCAAGGACTGAGCACGCAACAGAATAATCAACATCAAAATATCGTAATTACAAATGCTCCTTCTTCGAATGCTATGCAACAAAACGAATCTCAAAAAGTAGAAACCCAGACTACAACGATGCTTAATTCAGCggcaaataatatattaaataatgcGCCAAAAATTACCCCCGAAATTTTAAATGCATTGAGTAACTTGAATCCTAATGATCAGTTGTTAATTGCCAATGCAAATGGGCAAATGCAAGTAATTAGTCAACAATTGTTACAACAGTTTTTAGCAGGCCAATTAAATGCAACTAATCAGCCGCAAAATCAAAGCCAAACTCAGAAAATAGTAATTGGTGAACCAGATGCAAACAATCAGAGTTTACAAGGTGTACAAATAAATACCCCAACgagtcaaataattgtaaatagtTCTGGTGGAGCTCCTACGATAcaaaataatatacaaaataTTGTGGTACAAGCTGCACCTTCCCAAATGCCACAGCATATACAAATTCAAAATTCTAGTTTTCCTAGTCAATTTATTGACAATCTGAATCAACAACAGATCAGAAATTTGGGCAACAACCAACCAAAGAAGGcaaaaattattaaaagaacGAAAACTGCTGTTACTACACAAAATACTGGAAATACACAG GTAACGAAAACGGTTACGGTTTCCCGCCCAACAATGATATCGACAAACACAACTAATCTTCAGAAAATTGATAATTCTAATAAAGTGAACACTGTAGTGTCTCAAAGTACAAATCCGATCAAAAGTGAATCATCTCAAATTGTTACAAACGGTCCTGTACTTCCATCTTCTCCAGCAAATCATTTAGTTCCCTCGAATGGTCAAATGGTTCAAAGAGTGCAGACTATTCAACTTCCAGCTCAAACTCGACAATTACTAAAAAATATACAGTCTCAAATACAAGCACGTAAATCGGGTACACAAACTGATCAAACCGTTTTAACGAAATTATATCAGCAACAAGCAAAAATTTTAGCAAGCGGAAAAGTTATCAGTACTACAACACATTCCGTTAGTAGT GGACCAGAAACAAGTTTTAATGTGAATGCAGTATCGACAATAGCATCGAATTTAATGCCTCTGAATTCATATAAAAATCAGACATCGGTTGTACAAACTCAAACACAAACATCTACCACCATGGTAACTTCACAAAATTTAAATCCAAGTACATCATCAATGGCACAGAATAGTTCATCAAACAATTATATGAATAATCTTTCG GTGTCACAAAATGTGCAAGGACAGCAATGTGTACAAAACAATCAAAATGTACACCAAACGCACACAAAACAGCACAAGATTTATCAGAAtcatggaaatcagatattgAGTCCGTCCTCTGCCAATATGCAAATTTTCTCACCACCAATTACCTCTGTAGCTACTGTGCAGAGCAACGCACAATTAACCTCGGTCCAAACACAGCAAACAGGAATGCAGCAATCGACTCAGTGTCAAACAGATCCATTGGATATTAaaccaaatatacaaatatcaAGCCCTATTAAACAAGAACTTTCTTCGCCTATTCAAGTACAAGTTCAAAGTGGTTCTCCTGCAGGACAGGTAGCCTCACCTAGAACGATTGGCAAAGGACCGCAAAGAATTCAAAGTCCCGTAAACACCAATGGCAATTCTAATAAGCAAACTGTTAGTCCCAACAGTAATACAAGTCCTTTAGTAAGTCCAAGGCAAGGTGTGAAAAGACCTGCATCTAGCCCAATATGCAGACTAATTAATCGTAGCGACTT ATTGGAGCAGCAATTAAAAATGGATCAAAACGGTGCGATAAATCCAGATGTAAACACGCCATTTTTGAGCAAACGTGATGCTTGTAAACGTCTTGTACGATATCATTGTTTAAATGAACAAGTACTTAGTTCTAAAGATTTGGCAAAAGCTGATGAGATATTTGAAGAAACAGCAAAACATTTGCTATCAAAATTCAACTCTATGATGAACAAGTATACGTATCTTCTTTGGATGGAAAGCATG CGAGAAGTGAGAACATCGGAATTAATGATGATTGATCGAACTTTTGTTGCTGAAGAACAAAGTATATTAAATAGGTTACGAGAACAAGAGGCTAAAGTCAATG aaGAGttcaaaaaagaagaaaagccaTTGGTGCCAAAGGTTGAACCTGGTCTTACCGAAGAAGACAAATTACCACTACCATTAACTAACGTATCTGTGAAACGTGAATTAGAAGATGACTTTTTAAGTGATGAAATGGAATGCAAACCAATGATTAAACCAGCAAATTGTACTAGTGGTGATTACGACGAGTGGGTAGAAATACAAAAAGAACTTGGTGTATATTCATCTACCACAGACTCGTTTAAATgtaaaaatagtaataatagtgGTAGTAATAGTGCATGTGCTGTGGCTGTTACGAGGTCGTCTAAAACTGAAAGAACACGAGCGAATGGTGAATGTCGGGGTACCGCTCCTAGCGCGAGTGTTTCTGGAGTTCAAAATACAGTTATAAAAGATAACTGCGAACAAGACACTGCTCCAGTTTTCGAAAAACGCTGGAGTAGCGCTACTGATCTCGAACGGGATCTGTTAGAGGATGCAGACAGCTTAGACGAACTGGCCTTACATTCTCAAACGCAACGTCCAGGCTCTCTTCATGCAACTACCGAAAGTGGCAACGGTAATGAGCATGATGATATTACCGCACAGGTACAATCTGCCATTGATAGCATTCTTAATCTTAAAAAACGTCCTACAAACACGTTATCTGGCAGTAGTGGTAACAGTGCATCACAGTCCAGTGAATCAAAGGACACAGTGCTTGATCAAGCAGTCCGCAGCATTTTAGGCTCGTGA